CAGGCCTCGTGCTCGAGGAGTACGAGTACCGCCGCTACGAGGCTGGGGCCCAGCCCATGTGGACCCCCCTACGCTTCCCCGGCCAGTACCACGACGCCGAGACCGACCTCTTCGAGAACTGGAACCGCTACTACGACCCGAGCATCGGGCGGTACTTGGGGCCGGAGCCGATGTACAACAACCCCGGGTGGGTGCTCGATCAAGCGCGCAAGGGGCATAGCGCACCGGTCTACGCGTATGCGCTAAACAACCCAGTCGGATTCACGGATCCAGACGGTAACAACGCTTTCGCAGTGTGCCTCGTCGCACCCCAGGTCTGCATCTCCGCTGCCGTAGTGCTTGAAGCAGCTGTAGCAACTGCTTGGACTGCCATCGCCGCCGCGGCGGTCAGCCCAAGGGCGGCGGGCAAGTATATGGACGACGGGCCGGCATCGACACGTCGATATGATCCCAAAGCGGCCATTGAAGCGCGAAACGCGGCTCTAGAGGCTCGGGCCAAGGAGGCAGATCGTCCGAGCACCCTGGAACCGGGACCACATGCTGGCGAGGGAGTTGAAGCTCGAGGACCTGAGCGTGACTTTACTCAAGAGGAACGAGATGCGGTAAATGCCGAAGGCGCAGACAAAGGTTGTCATACGTGCGGAACGAAGGATCCTGGTACTAAAAGCGGAAACTTCATTCCCGATCATCAACCACCAAGTGCAACGGTGGAACCCGGCACGCCTCAGAGACTGTACCCACACTGTCTTGAATGCAGCCGGACTCAGGGAGGCGAAGTTGATGCAGAGCTCAATCGGAAATAGTGGGCAGCGCCAGTGGGTTTCTTCGGCTGGCGGCCCTCTGGTCTTACTCCCAAGCTCGCTCTCCTCTTCGTGGACCGGTGCGAGGCAGCGTGGTGTTGCAGCTTCTGATGATTACGCCGTCGCCTGTCGTGTCTCGGGGTATGTCGGTGTTATTTCGAAGGATGGCACAGATGTGTTGGTGCTGGGGGACGAGCCGCTGCGCACGACGGCGCTCGCTTCGGATGTTCTGACGGGCTTTGTTAGGTGGGTGGCGGCCGAATCAAGCACTGCCGTGGAGGCGGCGATTCACGATCTCCGACCTGAGCAATTGGGCCCAGCTCTAGAAATGCATCGGTTCTCGGTCCAGGAACCAATCTGGAATTTGGCGGATGCTGGAGTGGATGGGAGGCACATCTCTGAGCGTGGCGCCATTCGCGTTGCGTTAGATCCGGGCATCTACGACGTTTCCGTGCACGAATACTTTCCGTCTCGAGCCGTCAGGCTGCTCGTGATTGTGTTGCGGCGCCAGTGAGAGCGTAAAGTAGGATTGTTCGCCCCCAGCGGAGCGCTGCAGTTGACGTATCCGAGGGGTCGTTTGCAGGCGTGTCCCAGTTCTAGCTAGAAGCGGGCAAGTAGTTTGACGCACGTAGGATCCGTCTGACCGCGGTGGCATCTAATGCGGCAGGGCTCGCAGCGTCGAAACGCGAAAATTGGCAATGGCCTTGACCGTCTGCTGAGGTGGGCAATCACCCGTCGACTCGTACCTGGACGAAATGAATCGCACCATTAGGCTACTGCCGACGCCTCGTGAGTGGTGGCGCTGCGGGCCCCCACGCGCGGTCGAATGCCACGGCGATACCTTGGCCCGCGCCGATGCACACGTTAACGATAGTATGATGTCCCTCCTATCGTAACGGCGCCGAATCGCATTGGGACGATGCGAGGCGGCAAACCTACTCCTTTCGCCCAATCAGCTGCTCCGAGAGGCTCACCCTGCCGAATCCGGCTCAGGGTCGTGCCCCGCTGAGCGTCGGGGGGTGCGCTCCGGCACCTTGAGCGCCACGGCGATCTCGCGCCAGCTCCGGCCTTGCTCACGGAGCCGGTGGACTTTGTCGAGGTCCACCTCGCGCTTGTGCCTACCTACCGCCTTGCCGCTCCGCGTGCGACCTGTCGCCTTCACACGCGCGATGCCCGGGCACACACGCGCTCGCTGGCCGCACGGAAATCGGTCGGTTTCCGCGCAGCGGACCCACGTCAGCCAACCCCTTGAGGTCACGTCGTCCGCGAGGTGCCGCCAAGGGTGGGGTTTTCCGTGCACCCAGCACGTAGGTACTCACCGAGGGTGGATGCCCCGACCTTCCATTCGGCGGCTGCCTTCCGTATCGACCAGCCCTGTGAAGTGACGAGAGCCGCCGCGCTCGCGAGCGAGAACTGCGAGGCGCGAGGACGCCCCAGCCGCTTGCCCTGAGCGCGGGCTCGGGCCAGCCCTGCTCGCGTGCGTTCGATGAGGCGGGTGCGCTCCTGTTCCGCCACCCAGCCGAAGATGGCCACCAGCAGCGAGCGCACAGGCCCTGTGGTGTCCAGCCTGGGCTCGCGCACGGACATCACCGGCACGCCCAGGTGGTCTAGCTCGAGCACGGTGTTGATGGCGCCCGGCATGGAGCGGTGCAGGCGGTCGAGCGCCCACACAAGCACGGCTTGGATGCGACCCGCTCGGACGTCCGCCAGCATGCGTTCGAAGACGGGGCGGGCCTTGGCAGCGCTCTCGGTCTCCTCATAGACCACAGGTGTGAAGCCTCGGGCGGCGGCGAGTTGATGGAGATCCACAGACTGGTTGCCCGTCGCCTGCCGGTCCGTGCTCACCCGCAAGTAGAGGGCAGCGCGCTTGGTGCCACTCAAGCCCGTGCCTCCGACTGGCACACTGTGAGCCAGTCCCCGACCCAGAGCACGTCACCGGCCTCGATGAAATCGAAGACGTAGCTCAGGGACATCGCGAGGCTAATGGTCTTGGTGGTGTTCTTGCGGTGCAGGGCGCGCATGGCGCTCAGCTCGCGGGAGATCTCCACGCTCCGCCAGCCCATGGCCCGTAGGTGCGTACGGCGCGCGCCGCACTCGGCAGCGGACGGCATCTCGCCGGCCCAGACGTCGAAGTGCTCGGCGCGACGGATGCGGGTGACGCGAAACAGGGTCGGC
This genomic interval from Aggregicoccus sp. 17bor-14 contains the following:
- a CDS encoding recombinase family protein, which encodes MSGTKRAALYLRVSTDRQATGNQSVDLHQLAAARGFTPVVYEETESAAKARPVFERMLADVRAGRIQAVLVWALDRLHRSMPGAINTVLELDHLGVPVMSVREPRLDTTGPVRSLLVAIFGWVAEQERTRLIERTRAGLARARAQGKRLGRPRASQFSLASAAALVTSQGWSIRKAAAEWKVGASTLGEYLRAGCTENPTLGGTSRTT
- a CDS encoding Imm21 family immunity protein, whose protein sequence is MQSSIGNSGQRQWVSSAGGPLVLLPSSLSSSWTGARQRGVAASDDYAVACRVSGYVGVISKDGTDVLVLGDEPLRTTALASDVLTGFVRWVAAESSTAVEAAIHDLRPEQLGPALEMHRFSVQEPIWNLADAGVDGRHISERGAIRVALDPGIYDVSVHEYFPSRAVRLLVIVLRRQ